A region of the Gopherus evgoodei ecotype Sinaloan lineage chromosome 15, rGopEvg1_v1.p, whole genome shotgun sequence genome:
atgtgctgctgctggagagaggCCCTTGGTGTACATAGTGTGAAAGCTGTGCCACAGTCCTCTCCTGGGAGAACCACTTCTAGGATCCCACTCCGTCCCCGTGGCCTCTACCACAGTGAGTCCAGTCTGGGTTAGTCCCGCTGGTGTTCTCAGGGGCATAGACACTCATCCTACCTGGAAATGGCAAGAAACCTACAATCCATTCTACACAGGCCAATAGTAAACATTTAACAacacactcccccaccccttatcctACCAGCTACTTGCCCTCCCAACACCAGCCCTAGTCCCAACCACTAAAACCGATTCTCCCAAGAACCAGCACCCTCCCCTAACGATCCCTGCTAAAAAGCCATGCCAGTTCCCTCCCACTACTCACCACCCCACTAACCAGAAAGCAGATCCCACAAGCACACAGCTCCAATCTCCTCTAGCTACCGCCTCCTATTGCTATAATGgacttttcttccctcctccaacTCCTAACATGTTTGAGTGGGGTAGGGCCATAAAGGCAGGAAGGACACAGggttctctcctgtgtgggttctctgatgcCTCTTGTGGTGGGAGCTGcggctgaagcttttcccacagtaaATGCACTCATAAggtttctctcccgtgtggatccgATGGTGCTGGGTCAGGGTAgatttgtcagtgaaacttttcCCGCAGTCAGAGCATGCAtaaggtttctctcctgtgtggatcctctggtgTCTGATCAGGTTTGAACTGACATTGAAGCATTTCCCACAGTGAGTACACtcatagggtttctctcctgtgtggatcctcatGTGTTTGACCAGGTCCGAGTTCTGGCTGAAGCTTTGCCAGCACTCGGCACATGTGATGGGGATCTCAATGGTCGAGGTTTTCTTCTTTGAGGttttagtttttttaaccttcccaATGGCAGCGCTGTCCCGCCCGGTGCATTTGTCCTGCTTCTTCCCTGGAGGACTCCTCAGGCGTCTCTTGTGGTGGGAGCTGtggctgaagctcttcccacagtcaATGCATTTATAGGGCTTCTCACCCATGTGGACGCACGGGTGCTGGGTCTGGGTCGATTTGTctgtgaagcttttcccacagtcagagCAGCTGTGGGGTCTCTCCCCAGAGTGGGTTCTCTGGTGACGGATAAGGTTTGAATTGatgctgaagcttttcccgcagtcAATGCATTTATAaggtttctcccctgtgtggattctccgatgaTTTGTAAGGTCTGAGCTCTgggtgaagcttttcccacactcaatgCAGATGTTGGGCCTCTCCCCTGCATATGTTCTCTGGCGGACGATAGTGTCTTTGCGTTTTCTCACACCTCTCCCACGGTGGGTTGatttactctctctctcctctgaagGGTTTTGCTGCTGTGCTTCTGACCTACCCTGACTCTTAAGGGATTTTCCTTGGTCTAGTTTCTGAGATACATTTCCTTTGGATCGTTTTGGAAACATCTTAGGCAGTTCCTCTCCAGCAAGACTTTGAAGATTCTCTTGCTTTGTTGTCACTCACAGTCCTGTCACCTGCTGGGAGAAGGAGAGAATCCAGACACGAGTCATGCTCCAAGCATGAGCAAAAGGAAACAGGTTGACAAATTATTTGAGAACTGAGAGATCTCTTTAACTTAAcaaatccaatggctggatggTGCAGACAATTGAGCTCAAAATGGAATTAAGGCACAATTTTTAACAACTTCCCAAGGGAGTGGTGGATTTTtcatcatttaaaatttttaaactaaataaaaagATTGGATACCTCTTTcttagaagagaagagaaaagagaactCTCTAGCTCAGCCACACGTTATTGGCCTCAATGCAGTAATCACTGGGTGATCTTCTTTGACCTATGCTAtacagcagaggttctcaaccagggatccggGGGCCCCTGGAAGGgtcgtgagcaggtttcagggtgtcctttaaaataaaagcagagagCAAGGCCAGTGTTAGATTCACTGaggcccaaggcagaaagctgaagcccaagccctgccatgtGGGACTAAAGCCAAAGGCCAAGCAATTTAGCTTTGCAGGATCCCCTGTGTTGtgaggccctgggcaattgccctgcttgctaccccctaatgccaggtctggcttttaatctactggatatgcagaaaaacagctgctgtggcacaggtgggccatggagtttttatagcatgttggggggacTCAGAAAGAGGTTGAGGACCTCTGTTCTAGAGGTCAGACTATGCCTTCTAGAGTAGCCAGCTGAGCTCATAGTTGCCCTGGGTACCCGCTAACCCCTTAGGTTTTCTGTTATGACTGTCACTGATGTAATGTATTAATTTAGGGGCCAGTCCTACAACTATTCACTCATGGGAATAACTATTCACAGAAGCACACTCAAGGCCTCATTCCCCATAACCTTATACTTGAGagtcatttacactggtgcagaTTAAGTGCAAAGTGAGGGAAAACCACAACCACTTCAGATTAGCAGTCACTTCACTTTGCAGAGCGGAGGGTGAACGATAAGATGCAAGGCAAGAGGATCCAGCCCTGAAATGCCAACTCCTTAGGGCAGGGGGATATCTTTATTTGTTTCTGCAAAGAACCCAGCCTGCTCATCTGTGAGCAAGACAAATAATCAAAAGATCCATTTTATGGGATTCAAGGGCAGGgactaggccaggggtgggcaaactacagcctgcgggctggatccagcccatcagagctttggatccagcccgcaGGATTGCCACCCCTgcaggccccatgccactcctggaagcagctggcaccatgtccctgtggcccctgggaaatgaggggcagagggctctgtgccctgcccttgcctgcaggtcCTCTCccgaagctcccactggccaccattcccagccaacgggagctttgggggaggaggTACCTGCAGGTGAGGGCGGCACACAGAGCCCTCTACTCCCCCagaggccacagggatgtggtgccacctgcttccagaagcagcacagggccacagcacacagggagcctgccttaacctgctgcatgccgctgccaccctggaACCACTCCAGGTAAGCGGCACCAGGCCAGGGCCCACACCCttaactccctgccctaagccctctACCACACTCCATACTCCCTTCCACAACCCAACCTGctgccctacattcatggccagGCATGCAATTTCCtcaccagatgtggcccttgagccaaaaagtttgcccacccctgaactaggcagaggcagcacctagctttttctctctctgcttctctggGGAGGAACCCACCCAATAAAGTCAATTTTCGGGTGGCCTTTCCATCAGGTAACCGTCGCTATGAAGAAGAGTTTTTAAAAGGCAGTTTTACTAACTGATGTATCAGTGACCGCAGCACTTGGAGCGGAGCTAGGCAGGTTCGGGACCCGGGAATTCCTCTTCCCAGTTCTCTCTTCTGCTGCCACTTTCCAGGCTTTCCTTCCCCGCCTGCCCTCCCCTCTGGCTGGGTCCAGCTCAGGGGCATTTCCTCCCCCATCGCTGGCCTGGTTCCTGGCAGTGCGCACAGGAGCGAGAAGCGCTGGGGGCGTGGAGGGGCCATCTGAGCAGAGTCAGCGCCACTCGCTTTGTTGCCCGGCCCCCGCACTTTCCCCAAGTTCTCTCTTGCGATTACCTGGAGTATGCGGCTCAGGAGCTGGTGGCGATagagcctggggctgccccgGGAGCTAGTGTCAGCCCGCAGAGAAAGCCCCCCTGGCTGTGCACAGAGGGACGGTAGGGAAACACAACCCAGCACAGCGCTAGCGGTGGCTCAGTCCGGCTCACAATggaggcagcagccccagctcctgacccAGGAAGTTCAATCCCTTATATCCTGGTCAGAGGAAAGCCAGAGAGACTCggagaatccccctcccccttcctttgcagtaaccagaggtgctgagcaccgtGTTTAATGCACGTTTGAACTGCAAATGGCTTTTCAGGCTTAAGACCCACCTGAGAAGGGATGCAGGGGGCAGGTCTTATCTTGGCTGCCCGCATATACTGCGATGTAACTGGAAACGGGGGCTGGAAGAGCTGTGATGGTGACATCaagccagggaggaggaggaactccCAGGATATTCAGATAGGAGTAAAATGTATGGTGATATGAAAATATCCCCCTGGCAAACTGACATGCACACTGTGTAGCCTGAGCTCACTGCTAACACCAAGAActccttgcatccctccatttcccccatgAGCTCCCTGCAGGTCACCCTTCCATCACCCTCtattggtagggtgaccagatagcaagtgtgaaaaattgggacaggagtgggaggtaataggtgcctatataagaaaaagccctgaataacaggactgtccctataaaatcaggacatttggtcaccctattggtaagccagagggctcagcagtaccccagttccagtttGCACCCTAGGGATCCCGATGTTGTAGTGATACTGGGAGACCAGGTCAATCCAGGGCcacaggccaattcacttgtgtattaatAGAGATCAAGGTATTTGTATAAGTATGGTTGGTGTTTAAAATTCATGAAAGCTAATGGGATgttacttgtattgttttcaccTCTTTGTTCCTGTTATAATGAAATagcaaacatttatattgtgcaTACCCCTGTAAGCAGACAACAAAGAAATCTTGtggaatgctaatgaaggacttcAACAGAAAAGCACGTGGTCATTATGGTGATAACTGGTGGCCAATGACTCGAACTGCATTCCTCACTCAccatcatcaaaggaaaagcccatgtgCGTAGAGACACCATCGGCTTGTTTTCCTTGAGAAGCTATAGGTATGGATTCCAGGAATGATCCTGCATCTCTGGACTATAtggactcttacagggaaggGTACCAGATACAAAGCCAAGGTTCCCAGATACTATCTGGGTACCCtgaaatactttttggagactggcAGTTCATTACATTACTACTACCATTTGGACTTACAAACTGtgactaccccgatataacgctgtcctcgggagccaaaaaatcttaccacgttataggtgaaaccgtgttatattgaacttgttttgatctgcCAGAGAGCACACCCTCTCTTCCCCCGGAGCACTGCATGACCACATTATATcccaatttgtgttatattgggtcacgttatagtggggtagaggtgtattttacctgctttaacctctcaataattctcatttccttttcttagctaataaacctacAGCTAGGTTTCTACAGAATTGGGTGCCAGTGTTGTCTTTGGGGTGAGATGTGGAGAACCCATTGATCTAGGGTAAGTGGCCAGtcccttgggactggaagcaatctggtgtggtgtgatttttggtttatgtgACTATTAtcattaaggccatgtctacactacccgcctgATCAGCAGGTAGtaatcaatctattggggatcgatttatcgtgtcttgtctagacgtgataaatcgatccctgaatcgatgcccgtactccacctcagcaggaggagtaagcggagtcgacaggggagccacaGCAGTTGACTTGCcgccatgaggacggccaggtaagtcgaactaagatacttcgactttagctgaagttgcatatcttagatcgatcccccccccccccaagtgtagaccagccctaagtccaGTCTGTCTAGGTGGCAAGATAGGCTGGACAGTCTAAGGAGAATGTctatgactccatggtaagactctGGTACAATGATCCAGGAGTAacatttgttactggtttggtgaaatctaattctagaacacagttccagtttggggtgtctgcccagttttctgacagtctgccctgagattagCACTCATAgttatgagccactccagacagcgtgacaattgttttcttgttgttttcttgttCTCCCTCATCTGCCTACCTCTTCCCCCTGTTGTCTCTTAGCAAAGACTGTCCTTTTGTTCTATGTGCAAACAGTGTTTAGCACCATGGGGTGCTggttcatgactagggctcctacttgttatggcaatacaaataataaataataactataGATTATTACAGGGATGGTTGTAGCTGCTGGCTGTGCTCAGTGGATGCTGGGGCTCCATGTGCATTCCATTCCCCAATTTCAGTTTTGTTGATTGTCACCAAAATGAACAGGGTTCTGCCCACTGCTGCCTAGAACAAACCCTGAAATGTGGAACTGATTGGATGTAGTGCTGAGAAGTTAGGACCTTACATccaaacagagaaatgccatccAATTAAATGTAGGACCTGGCTTCACACAACCAATGAAACTCCCTCCCTAGCTCCCCACAGgagggattcttttttttttcctgaaaagtaGGAATGAACCAGAGACCTTGCAGGACTCTGGGCAGTCCTTGGGGTCAGAAGCCCATCATCTCTGGGGCTTTTTTATTAGGGGAACCCCCGAGACAATCTCAGATTCCCACAGAATCTCCCCTCCTCGGCACTCATGAAATCTCATTTCCATCCTAACCTGCTACCTTCAAGGAGTGGGAAGGGGCAGCCATGCTATGCAGACACCTCCTTAAAAAGCCTCACCTAGGCAGGACACCTGGCCAGTAACATCTGCAGAGGACAGGTAACCTTGCTGTGCCACTCTAGGGTCTCCGCCTGCTTTTATGACTCCTATCGCTGTAatatctaagcacctcacaaacattaatggatttatGCACACAACCCCTGGCCAGGCTTATTTCCCCCAttttggaaaactgaggcacagaggggttgGTTTTGGGTTGGGGAAAAGCTCTGTACCTTAGCAGCTCCTACTGAAAGGTGTGTAGAGAACTTTAGGGACTCTGTCATCGTTTGTACAGCACCAGTGCAGTTCCCTGAAATTAGGCCTAAGGGAGGTTATCACACGCAGGACAATGTCGCTTCACCTGGGGTGAAGTGTCTTGGGTGAGTTGCTACCATTGCCCCCAATGACTTCCCCATGTGAGAGTCTGGAGATCATCCTGGTGATATGGATACCACATTCAAGTCAAATAAATCTGCACTAAGGACTTGCCTGTAAATGGAGAGACTCCTCATCACCTCTGCAAGCTGCAGACTAGGAACAGAGAACACAGGGAAAAACACCTAAACATCACCATCTGAGAGTCCTCAAACATTTATGAACACAAACCAAACCTTAATTTAATGACAGCTAAATACACATCCCACCACCCAAAAAAGTAACCACATGGGAATGAGAAGGAAAGTCTGCATTCTGCCACTTCCCCATCCCCTACAGTGCTGACAGTAACTTGCACCCCTGTGCAAAACTGTAATGGCAGTCTCATGACAGCAGATTGGCACACAGTCTTGGACTGGACTGAAAAAAGTGTGCGGTGGTGGGGCAGGTCTATCATAATGTGGGAGCAGCGGCCTTCGTAAGACAGTACTGAAAGTGCACCCCTCAGCAATTCATCTTGGTTTAACTTTCATTGTGTTTTTCATCCAGGTCTGACTCCTTGCAACTCCTCCATTGTGACTGTCACATATCCTACACATGTAACATTATTCTATTTTAACATCTCAGAGGCTACCATTAAGGTTTCACATAAGATCACAAGTTGGATGAAGCTGGGGTACATTTGGCTGCTTAGTATGTCTTGGAGACTGAAGTGGATCCCTTGTGGAGTATCTCTTCATGCTCAACATCTGCACACAGGCTATCTCTACACCTAGGTGATTCTCTGAGTGCTGCTTCCCAGCCTCCCATTGCAGAGTCCCAGGCAAATCCAGCTGCAGTTTAGAGCTGGGGTACCTGTAGAATATGAGCTGTATGGTGCCCATGTCTGGGGATTTCAGCAACCCACTTAGTGCCCAAGGCAGACAGCAAAAGAAAGCAGCAAGCCTGGGACATGCAGTCTCAATAGGGAAGCATAAATTTCAGTCTCTTCTGAATAATGCCAATACTCAGCTCTTAAATACATCTTTCAACATGCTTTAGAAAGGAGATGAGagtcatctccattttatagatggggacatGACTTACCATAAGTCACCGAGCAGCCCTACAGCAGAGCCAAGACTAGAACCCTTGCttcctgagttctagtccagCATGCTACACAATAGGCCCCATTGTTCTGAGAAGACAATAGCAGTTAGCTGTTATTGCTTGTATATAGCAGCTGAGTAATAATCCCATTGAGAGGCTATATAAACACTTTCCATCCAGTCTCTAACAGCTCTTTACACAGGTGGCTAGGGgctcac
Encoded here:
- the LOC115635697 gene encoding zinc finger protein 436-like — translated: MFPKRSKGNVSQKLDQGKSLKSQGRSEAQQQNPSEERESKSTHRGRGVRKRKDTIVRQRTYAGERPNICIECGKSFTQSSDLTNHRRIHTGEKPYKCIDCGKSFSINSNLIRHQRTHSGERPHSCSDCGKSFTDKSTQTQHPCVHMGEKPYKCIDCGKSFSHSSHHKRRLRSPPGKKQDKCTGRDSAAIGKVKKTKTSKKKTSTIEIPITCAECWQSFSQNSDLVKHMRIHTGEKPYECTHCGKCFNVSSNLIRHQRIHTGEKPYACSDCGKSFTDKSTLTQHHRIHTGEKPYECIYCGKSFSRSSHHKRHQRTHTGENPVSFLPLWPYPTQTC